The sequence below is a genomic window from Candidatus Hadarchaeales archaeon.
ATAATGCTTGGTCCCAGAGAAGTTGAGAGATGTATTGAAAGGGTAAGACTAGGTTTTATGTTTGCACCCCTCTTTCATAAAGCGATGAAAAATGTGATGCCGGTGAGAAAAGAACTTGGAATAAAGACGGTTTTCAACATCTTGGGTCCGCTTACGAACCCAGCCGATGTTCGAGCACAGGTCATCGGAGTCCCCGAGGCCGAACTTACAGAGAAAATAGCGATGGCCTTAAGAGAATTAGGTTGTGAAAAAGCGATGGTAGTTTACGGACTAGACGGTTTGGATGAAATATCCACCATTGGTAAAACAAAAATCTCTCTTCTTCAAGATGGTCTAATCACAACCCGCATAGTGGAGCCCGAAGAATTCGGTCTAAAGAGAACGAAGCCCGAATTTCTTTCTGGCGGAGATGCTGAAGAGAACGCAAAGATAATCGTTAGGGTTTTGATGGGAGAGGACAAGATTAGGGAAGATATAGTCGTGTTGAATGCGGCCGCGGCTATATTTGTCGGAAATCTCGCTGATGATATGATTTCAGCCGTTGAAATGGCTAGGAATTCGATTAAATCTGGAAAAGCTTTAGAAAAGCTTGAAATGTTCGTGGAGGAGACCGGCGGAGATTGTGAGAGGGTGAGGAGGCCAATAGATGGGATTTCTGGATAAAATAACGGAGGAAGTGATCGCCGAAGTAAAAGAGAAACTCGGCAAAAAGAAGAGTTTGATAAATGCGATAAAAACTGCTAAAGGTGTGCCGGTCATAGCCGAGATAAAGTGGGTTTCACCTTCTGTGGGGAAAATCAGGGAAAGAGAAAATGCACTGGATATAGCTAAAGCTATGATAAGAGGTGGGGCAATCGGGTTGTCGGTTTTAACGGAGAAAAAGTTTTTCATGGGAGATCCTTCTCTGATAACAGAGTTAAAGAAGGAGATAGACGCACCGATTCTTTACAAGAACTTCGTGGTTCATCCGTATCAGATATTTGAGGCATTTAGTTCTGGTGCAGATGCGGTTCTTCTCATAGTTCGGGTTCTAAAGGATCGTCTCCAGGAATTCATGAAGCTAGCCGATGAGCTTGGGATGGAGAGTTTAGTGGAAGTTTTTGACGAAAAGGACGTTGAGTTAGCACTCTCTGCCGGAGCGGATTTCATCGGAATAAACAACAGGGATTTGGATACTTTTCAGGTAGACCTCTCGAGAACGGAGAGACTGATCAACCTGATACCTGAAGAAGTCATCGTGGTAAGCGAGAGTGGAATCTCAACGAAGGGGGATGTGATCAAAGTCGTCACGGCTGGAGCGGACGCCATTTTGGTCGGAACGTCAATAATGAAATCTCCAAATCCGGAGGAGAAAGTCCGGGAACTTGTAGGTGCTTTAGAATGATCGTCAAAATATGTGGCTTGATGAGGGTTGAGGATGCCGTAAAGGCGAGCAGGTTGGGAGCAGATATGATTGGAACGGTTTTGATTGAAGGTTCGAGAAGAAAAATATCGACCGAAAAAGCTTCTGAAATTTTCAGTGCGGTTCGAGAAATTGGGAAAACAAAATGTGTAGTTCTTTGCAGACCTTTCAGTTTACGGGAAGTTTTAGAGCTAGATGAAAAGCTCAAGCCGGATTGCTTACAACTTCACCCTGCGACTCCGATCTCGTTGATCGAAGAAATAAAGAAAGAAATTTCCAGCGATCTCATTCTAATCGTCCCGATTCCATCCGAAGGAGCGAATTTTGAATCGGTTCTGTCCCGCATGTTGGAGATTCAGGACTTCGCAGACTTCTTGCTTTTGGATACATTCGGACCACAAGGGGGTGGAACTGGCAAACCGCACGACTGGGAAATAAGCAGGAGATTGGTTGAGAGATCAAAGAAGCCAGTCCTGTTGGCAGGTGGGCTTTCTCCTGAGAATGTTCTTGAAGCAATCAAAGTTGTGAGACCAGCCGGTGTGGATGTTGCCAGCGGTGTCGAGGAAGAAGTTGGTGTCAAGGATGAGAAACTGATGAAGGAGTTTATAAGAAAAGCAAAAGGTGGGTTTCTATGAAAGGGAGGTTTGGAAGATTTGGAGGGCAGTATGTAAGTGAGATTTTGATGCACGCTTTGATAG
It includes:
- a CDS encoding phosphoribosylanthranilate isomerase; this encodes MIVKICGLMRVEDAVKASRLGADMIGTVLIEGSRRKISTEKASEIFSAVREIGKTKCVVLCRPFSLREVLELDEKLKPDCLQLHPATPISLIEEIKKEISSDLILIVPIPSEGANFESVLSRMLEIQDFADFLLLDTFGPQGGGTGKPHDWEISRRLVERSKKPVLLAGGLSPENVLEAIKVVRPAGVDVASGVEEEVGVKDEKLMKEFIRKAKGGFL
- the trpC gene encoding indole-3-glycerol phosphate synthase TrpC is translated as MGFLDKITEEVIAEVKEKLGKKKSLINAIKTAKGVPVIAEIKWVSPSVGKIRERENALDIAKAMIRGGAIGLSVLTEKKFFMGDPSLITELKKEIDAPILYKNFVVHPYQIFEAFSSGADAVLLIVRVLKDRLQEFMKLADELGMESLVEVFDEKDVELALSAGADFIGINNRDLDTFQVDLSRTERLINLIPEEVIVVSESGISTKGDVIKVVTAGADAILVGTSIMKSPNPEEKVRELVGALE
- the trpD gene encoding anthranilate phosphoribosyltransferase — encoded protein: MIVEEAIKKLVQGRNLTSEEAEGAMMEIMSGEVSHTKIAAFLTALRMKGETVGEIVAFARVMRNLCEKVRPNVDGKLVDTCGTGGDKLKTFNISTAAMFVAAGAGIPIAKHGNRSVTSKAGSADVLEALGVNIMLGPREVERCIERVRLGFMFAPLFHKAMKNVMPVRKELGIKTVFNILGPLTNPADVRAQVIGVPEAELTEKIAMALRELGCEKAMVVYGLDGLDEISTIGKTKISLLQDGLITTRIVEPEEFGLKRTKPEFLSGGDAEENAKIIVRVLMGEDKIREDIVVLNAAAAIFVGNLADDMISAVEMARNSIKSGKALEKLEMFVEETGGDCERVRRPIDGISG